The proteins below come from a single Stigmatella erecta genomic window:
- a CDS encoding NAD-dependent succinate-semialdehyde dehydrogenase has product MAIATTEPTTGTTLRTFTALTPGELEARLRLAEETFRTYRHTPLADRKRWLARAAELLEAEAATFGRTMTQEMGKPFEAAKAEAQKCAQACRYYVEHGEAYLRDEPIDTGKDRSYVRYEPLGPVLAIMPWNFPFWQVVRFAAPALIAGNVGLLKHAHNVPQCALALEDLFLRAGFPKGAFQNLFIETREIEGVISDRRVKAVTLTGSEGAGRAVGAQAGKALKKVVLELGGSDPFIVMPSAKLDEAVETAVKARLINNGQSCIAAKRFIVHDAIYPEFERRFVERMARVKVGDPMDPQTEVGPLATEGIRQGLHAQVEKSLAAGAKAPVGGKLPPGAGYYYPPTVLTDVPDESPAAREELFGPVAVLFRAKDVEHALALANDTPYGLGASVWTKEEAEAQRFIEGIETGMVFINAMVASDPRLPFGGVKHSGHGREMALHGLREFLNAKTVRVSAGSVPPPTQASANE; this is encoded by the coding sequence TTGGCCATCGCCACCACCGAGCCGACCACCGGCACCACCTTGCGGACCTTCACCGCCCTCACCCCCGGGGAGCTCGAGGCCCGGCTGCGCCTGGCCGAGGAGACCTTCCGCACCTACCGCCACACCCCCTTGGCCGACCGCAAGCGCTGGCTGGCCCGGGCCGCGGAGCTGCTGGAGGCGGAGGCCGCCACCTTCGGGCGCACCATGACCCAGGAGATGGGCAAGCCCTTCGAGGCCGCCAAGGCCGAAGCCCAGAAGTGCGCCCAGGCGTGCCGCTACTACGTGGAGCACGGCGAGGCGTACCTGCGCGACGAGCCCATCGACACGGGCAAGGACCGCAGCTACGTGCGCTACGAGCCGCTGGGGCCCGTGCTGGCCATCATGCCGTGGAACTTCCCCTTCTGGCAGGTCGTCCGCTTCGCGGCCCCGGCGCTCATCGCCGGCAACGTGGGCCTGCTCAAGCACGCGCACAACGTGCCGCAGTGCGCGCTGGCGCTGGAGGACCTCTTCCTGCGCGCGGGCTTCCCGAAAGGCGCGTTCCAGAACCTGTTCATCGAGACGCGGGAGATTGAAGGCGTCATCTCGGACCGCCGGGTGAAGGCGGTCACCCTGACGGGCAGCGAAGGGGCCGGCCGGGCGGTCGGTGCCCAGGCAGGCAAGGCGCTGAAGAAGGTGGTGCTGGAGCTGGGCGGGAGCGACCCCTTCATCGTCATGCCCAGCGCGAAGCTGGACGAGGCGGTGGAGACAGCCGTGAAGGCGCGGCTCATCAACAACGGCCAGTCCTGCATCGCCGCCAAGCGCTTCATCGTCCACGACGCCATCTACCCGGAGTTCGAGCGGCGCTTCGTGGAGCGCATGGCCCGCGTGAAGGTGGGCGACCCGATGGACCCCCAGACCGAGGTGGGCCCGCTGGCCACGGAGGGCATCCGCCAGGGCCTGCACGCCCAGGTGGAGAAGAGCCTCGCCGCGGGCGCGAAGGCCCCGGTGGGCGGCAAGCTCCCCCCGGGCGCGGGGTACTACTACCCGCCCACGGTGCTCACGGACGTGCCCGATGAATCCCCCGCCGCGCGCGAGGAGCTGTTCGGCCCCGTGGCGGTGCTCTTCCGGGCGAAGGACGTGGAGCACGCCCTCGCGCTGGCCAACGACACCCCGTATGGCCTGGGCGCGAGCGTCTGGACGAAGGAGGAGGCGGAGGCCCAGCGGTTCATCGAGGGCATCGAGACGGGCATGGTGTTCATCAACGCCATGGTGGCCTCGGATCCTCGGCTGCCCTTTGGCGGGGTGAAGCACTCGGGCCACGGGCGCGAGATGGCGCTGCACGGCCTGCGCGAGTTCCTCAACGCGAAGACGGTCCGCGTCAGCGCGGGCTCCGTCCCGCCCCCCACCCAGGCCTCCGCCAACGAATAG
- a CDS encoding phosphatase PAP2 family protein — MRHRLGKWIAPLTGPERLRLLGVLAAVLACCLGFAMLADEVVERETQGFDETVVLALRRADDPQVPIGPKWLLASARDITSLGSGTVLALITLAVCGFLALIRRYRSLLLVACSTAGGALVNSLLKHFFARPRPSVVPHLAEAFAPSFPSGHAMLSAIVYLTLGALVSQLTERRRLKAYVLGMAVLLSFVVGLTRVYLGVHYLTDIIGGWMVGLAWALLAALLVRGAKRQSPALRDEVRKGASGPGEPPPEPPSPAAP, encoded by the coding sequence ATGCGGCATCGACTGGGAAAGTGGATTGCCCCGCTGACGGGGCCGGAGCGGCTGCGCCTGCTGGGCGTATTGGCCGCGGTGTTGGCCTGTTGCCTGGGCTTCGCGATGCTGGCCGACGAAGTCGTGGAGCGCGAGACGCAGGGCTTCGACGAGACCGTGGTGCTCGCGCTGCGGCGGGCGGACGACCCCCAGGTGCCCATCGGCCCGAAGTGGCTGCTGGCCTCCGCGCGGGACATCACCTCGCTGGGCAGCGGCACGGTGCTCGCGCTCATCACGCTGGCGGTGTGTGGCTTCCTCGCGCTCATCCGCCGCTACCGCTCGCTGCTGCTGGTGGCCTGCTCCACCGCGGGTGGCGCGCTGGTGAACTCCCTGCTCAAGCACTTCTTCGCCCGGCCGCGGCCCTCGGTGGTGCCCCACCTGGCCGAGGCCTTCGCGCCGAGCTTCCCCAGCGGCCACGCCATGCTGTCGGCCATCGTGTACCTCACGCTGGGCGCCCTGGTGTCGCAGCTCACCGAGCGCCGCCGGCTCAAGGCGTATGTGCTGGGCATGGCGGTGCTGCTGAGCTTCGTGGTCGGGCTGACGCGGGTGTACCTGGGGGTGCACTACCTCACCGACATCATCGGCGGGTGGATGGTGGGGCTGGCCTGGGCGCTGCTGGCCGCGCTGCTGGTGCGCGGGGCGAAGCGCCAGAGCCCCGCCCTGCGGGACGAGGTGCGCAAGGGCGCCAGCGGGCCCGGCGAGCCTCCGCCCGAGCCTCCCTCGCCCGCCGCCCCCTGA
- a CDS encoding NADPH:quinone oxidoreductase family protein, with protein sequence MKKEKGNTMRALQLQTLDGPAGLHLLEVPEPEADGEVLIDVVAAGVSFPDLLLTRGQYQVKPPLPFIPGVEVAGVVRRAPAGAAVREGDRVMAFTMFGGFAEVAKAPPEMTFRIPDVWSFEAAAGGVMNYHTAHFALHRRGRLKAGEAVLVHGAAGGVGTATIQVARGAGARVLAVASSPQKAEVARKAGAHEVLLSTEDWVKQAREKTDGRGVDVVMDPVGGDIFDRSLKCLAPEGRVLVVGFAGGRIPEVAVNRLLLRNIDVVGVAWGAFLMTDPALTPAIAKDLAALAEQGLLAPVAGPTYPLEQGAQALRDLEERRATGKVLLRVRPG encoded by the coding sequence ATGAAGAAAGAGAAAGGCAACACCATGCGCGCGCTGCAACTTCAAACGCTGGACGGGCCCGCGGGGCTTCACCTGCTCGAGGTGCCGGAGCCCGAGGCGGACGGCGAGGTGCTCATCGACGTGGTGGCCGCGGGGGTGAGCTTTCCGGATCTGCTGCTCACCCGGGGGCAGTACCAGGTGAAGCCCCCGCTGCCCTTCATCCCGGGCGTGGAGGTGGCGGGGGTGGTGCGCCGGGCCCCCGCGGGCGCGGCCGTGCGGGAGGGCGACCGGGTGATGGCCTTCACCATGTTCGGCGGCTTCGCGGAGGTGGCCAAGGCGCCACCGGAGATGACCTTCCGCATCCCGGACGTGTGGAGCTTCGAGGCCGCCGCAGGGGGGGTGATGAACTACCACACGGCCCACTTCGCGCTGCACCGGCGCGGCCGGCTGAAGGCGGGCGAGGCCGTGCTCGTGCATGGGGCCGCGGGGGGCGTGGGCACCGCGACGATTCAGGTGGCGCGGGGGGCCGGGGCGCGCGTGCTCGCCGTGGCCAGCAGTCCCCAGAAGGCGGAGGTGGCCCGGAAGGCGGGCGCGCACGAGGTGCTGCTGTCCACGGAGGACTGGGTGAAGCAGGCCCGCGAGAAGACGGACGGCCGCGGCGTGGACGTGGTGATGGACCCGGTGGGCGGCGACATCTTCGACCGGAGCCTCAAGTGCCTGGCCCCGGAGGGCCGGGTGCTGGTGGTGGGCTTCGCGGGGGGGCGCATTCCCGAGGTGGCGGTGAACCGGCTGCTGCTGCGGAACATCGACGTGGTGGGCGTGGCCTGGGGCGCCTTCCTGATGACGGACCCGGCCCTCACGCCCGCCATCGCGAAGGACCTGGCGGCGCTGGCGGAGCAGGGGCTGCTCGCGCCCGTCGCCGGCCCCACCTACCCGCTGGAGCAGGGCGCGCAGGCGCTCCGCGACCTGGAGGAGCGGCGCGCCACCGGCAAGGTGCTCCTGCGCGTGCGCCCCGGCTGA
- a CDS encoding plasmid stabilization protein: MPRGDKSKYTDKQKRRAEHIADSYVEHGTKAKEAKRRAWATVNAESHGGEKPGGSGYGQPETHQASSRGGTRSQAGRTQAQRSAAAKKAAATRKRKTLQRATAAKRGAAKRTTAKKTTTAQRSTAKRGTSKGKR; this comes from the coding sequence ATGCCTCGTGGGGATAAGAGCAAATACACCGACAAGCAAAAGCGGCGCGCGGAGCACATCGCCGACAGCTACGTGGAGCACGGCACCAAGGCGAAGGAGGCCAAGCGCCGGGCGTGGGCCACCGTGAACGCCGAGTCACACGGGGGCGAGAAGCCCGGCGGCTCCGGTTACGGGCAGCCCGAGACGCACCAGGCCTCGAGCCGCGGAGGCACGCGGAGCCAGGCGGGCCGTACCCAGGCCCAGCGCTCGGCCGCGGCGAAGAAGGCGGCGGCGACGCGTAAGCGCAAGACGCTCCAGCGGGCCACGGCCGCCAAGCGCGGCGCCGCCAAGCGCACCACCGCCAAGAAGACCACCACCGCCCAGCGGAGCACCGCCAAGCGTGGCACCTCCAAGGGCAAGCGCTGA